The Kitasatospora paranensis genome has a window encoding:
- the efeB gene encoding iron uptake transporter deferrochelatase/peroxidase subunit: MPSQPIATGSCPFPHTAPAEPGDARPGADRRSFVRAALAAGAAGGAVLAGARPAAAAAPRTDRAAHGAVPFHGAHQAGITTPAQGYATVAAFDVTAADRTGLEQLLRTLTDRIRFLTAGGDAPGGDSGLLGPVVPADNLTVTVGVGASLFDDRYGLAELRPARLTPMRTFPNDALQDAELHGDLSLQICADSQDTVLHALRDLVRAADGALRVRWRVDGFQNGARPDGAQRNLLGFKDGIVNPDTTSDRLMDSLVWVRADGGEPAWTAGGSYQVLRIIRMRVEAWDGVTAAGQERMIGRHKDSGAPLGGRSETDPPAYAKDPDGAVIALDAHIRLANPRTAATADSRILRRGFNYDRGVDGSGRLDMGLLFCCYQQDVARQFEAVQTRLANEPLADFLAPVGGGYFFALPGVRDDSDWLGRALLG, encoded by the coding sequence ATGCCCAGCCAGCCCATAGCCACCGGCTCCTGCCCCTTCCCGCACACCGCGCCCGCCGAGCCCGGCGACGCCCGGCCCGGGGCCGACCGGCGCAGCTTCGTCAGGGCGGCCCTGGCCGCGGGCGCCGCCGGGGGAGCCGTCCTCGCCGGCGCCCGGCCGGCCGCCGCGGCCGCCCCGCGGACCGACCGGGCCGCGCACGGCGCCGTGCCCTTCCACGGCGCCCACCAGGCCGGCATCACCACCCCCGCGCAGGGCTACGCCACCGTCGCGGCCTTCGACGTCACCGCTGCCGACCGGACCGGCCTGGAGCAGCTGCTGCGCACCCTCACCGACCGGATCCGGTTCCTGACCGCGGGCGGTGACGCACCGGGCGGCGACAGCGGACTGCTCGGCCCGGTCGTCCCGGCCGACAACCTCACCGTCACGGTCGGCGTCGGCGCCTCGCTCTTCGACGACCGCTACGGGCTCGCCGAGCTCCGGCCCGCCCGGCTGACCCCGATGCGGACCTTCCCCAACGACGCCCTCCAGGACGCCGAACTGCACGGCGACCTCTCGCTGCAGATCTGCGCCGACAGCCAGGACACCGTGCTGCACGCCCTGCGCGACCTCGTGCGGGCCGCCGACGGCGCGCTGCGGGTGCGCTGGCGGGTCGACGGCTTCCAGAACGGGGCCCGGCCCGACGGCGCCCAGCGCAACCTGCTCGGCTTCAAGGACGGCATCGTCAACCCCGACACCACCTCGGACCGCCTGATGGACAGCCTGGTCTGGGTCCGGGCGGACGGCGGCGAGCCCGCCTGGACGGCCGGCGGCAGCTACCAGGTGCTGCGCATCATCCGGATGAGGGTCGAGGCCTGGGACGGGGTCACCGCCGCCGGACAGGAGCGGATGATCGGCCGACACAAGGACAGCGGCGCCCCGCTCGGGGGCCGGTCCGAGACCGACCCGCCGGCCTACGCCAAGGACCCGGACGGCGCCGTCATCGCCCTCGACGCGCACATCCGGCTGGCCAACCCGCGGACGGCCGCGACGGCCGACTCGCGGATCCTGCGACGCGGCTTCAACTACGACCGGGGCGTCGACGGTTCCGGCCGGCTCGACATGGGCCTGCTGTTCTGCTGCTACCAGCAGGACGTGGCGCGGCAGTTCGAGGCCGTGCAGACCCGGCTCGCGAACGAGCCGCTGGCCGACTTCCTGGCGCCCGTGGGCGGCGGCTACTTCTTCGCCCTGCCCGGTGTGCGCGACGACTCCGACTGGCTGGGCCGGGCGCTGCTCGGCTGA